One genomic region from Pyxicephalus adspersus chromosome 1, UCB_Pads_2.0, whole genome shotgun sequence encodes:
- the LOC140340392 gene encoding uncharacterized protein: MKKNSSMQGTLNKLFGKKNNNNNSLYAENPPWMKPQGAKKTSVDYHDEVHNPFTFADDSGTATLKARPGPRVRPVLQFSNSNMETQGLAVPTPSVPSEYSDHPSIGNGPKLNGNYRMYSSVGDLHLTNCYDYLDEDIPAPPSVPPPPPPTVIPVTPPQESPPLSTVSSPVSPSPPDFIPPTPNSSGTIKPNFEPSMDTTTVPTLSEQQQTDNVPKQKFEGSKDKLMSLPNRFSLNTAVFQHGQTNNDVDPRSSLPRTFKVPPPAPIRTSSIQLQEHQNISYSTDPPPSPVPSSFNPSVQAKLFSAPNKGQQSLNDTLSKRKSMLIMEDLEDLSQNDYTIQKNVNMTDSTASGSLSLKSSMNTKTPIELDTERKSGDSVMSNYRLESETRSNDDLQRQYNKTNTNGSESPLISGKRMDGSKRPVSSIEFNNISFNKSGYIPNGHKTTRDAVQVISVKPILSETSVTNTNVQPEQNSRTRKLLIDRKDLAEKESDNKIGQEKSAEIIHPEEPPSPPPMPPPPPPTMTPPKPPAVPPPPPLPPATVLQQKTSTTPNFVAQPPAPTVVPSIPPVRQASPLLLPKKTVSASSTSKINISTPAPPKAPPAPPPLPSHTGTSTSEPQMPLLKALQEKQQTLKQVPKKSIEVKPAQISSIDMSGDDEQKARVGKIKGELEALFSPKKDEKMKDFKNSRPNLEANKKSPNGNTNQKRGGENTIVNSLMMKVPHIPAVSNKDDFDGDNSEWIPKSNNTNFQIPEPDYLPTTRTQTVDKPTYSVVQSDIAKPKFEIPSKPAFPPKVTDVSIKKNDIPAYKPHHERKASAGSLTLDKLPLAVLETPIESLKMDEGTSYPATSQKSEAPIRQEESISTHPVTGEQVEANSPMALLLAAKKRAQKGSRSMPLEHSNLPKISVSNGTVTSSLTSQHNDGNANTYVVVPKKQNEAQFSQEEVTSFSSKPSSHLGNVSSSSKWVEEEFPSHNVNNLGWKPQKSEDEKASFMYTGEYVPTENRNKVMPSVTEDHNSTSMSNFIDKYTFNISSVPSPVPAAKTYEDIDFGIIPPPAEFMNTPPSTEFDMQQKDRMYVNQTKSDLALGYEWNNESYRPLASQTITNNSDFYKHTSDNYSTGISRDPQKGSLIKKRLYMPDPESSGSYGKNTHSLRSSALPSSYSHMHTHSSSVMVPESRRPSRYMSQGRRVSSENVNKMIPTITDMKYKPQNVEYGKPISRPQSTYQQGMTFTVRPGTRQPISQMYQGGYL; this comes from the exons ATGAAGAAGAATAGCTCTATGCAGGGGACTCTTAATAAGCTTTTTGGAAAGAAGAACAATAATAACAATTCACTATATGCTGAGAATCCACCATGGATGAAGCCTCAGGGGGCCAAGAAGACATCAGTTGACTACCATG aTGAGGTGCACAATCCATTTACTTTCGCGGATGACTCTGGGACTGCAACACTTAAAGCTCGACCTGGTCCCCGTGTTAGACCTGTACTGCAATTCTCGAACAGT aatatGGAGACTCAAGGACTTGCTGTACCTACTCCTTCTGTACCATCAGAATATTCTGACCATCCTTCTATAG GTAATGGACCAAAATTAAATGGAAACTACAGAATGTATAGTTCTGTTGGGGATTTGCACTTAACTAATTGTTATGACTATCTTGATGAAGACATTCCTGCACCACCTTCTGTGCCACCACCACCTCCCCCTACAGTGATTCCTGTGACTCCACCACAAGAAAGCCCTCCTTTATCCACGGTTTCCTCTCCAGTATCTCCAAGTCCACCAGACTTTATACCACCCACACCAAATTCTTCTGGAACAATCAAACCTAATTTTGAGCCTTCAATGGACACTACTACGGTACCAACCCTTTCTGAACAACAGCAAACTGATAATGTACCCAAACAGAAATTTGAAGGATCAAAAGATAAGCTTATGAGCTTGCCCAACAGGTTTTCCTTAAATACTGCTGTTTTTCAGCACGGGCAGACAAATAATGATGTGGATCCTCGCTCATCTTTGCCAAGGACCTTCAAAGTTCCTCCTCCTGCACCAATTAGAACTTCATCAATACAGTTACAGGAACATCAGAATATAAGCTACTCTACAGATCCTCCACCATCACCAGTACCTTCTAGTTTTAATCCTAGTGTACAGGCCAAACTTTTCTCAGCACCAAATAAAGGGCAACAATCTCTGAATGATACTTTaagcaaaagaaaatcaatgctTATTATGGAGGATCTAGAGGATCTGTCTCAAAATGATTAtacaattcaaaaaaatgttaacatgacAGATTCTACAGCTTCTGGGTCATTGTCCCTAAAATCTTCAATGAATACTAAGACACCTATAGAATTGGATACTGAAAGAAAGAGTGGGGATAGTGTAATGAGCAATTATAGACTGGAATCGGAGACTAGATCTAATGATGATCTCCAGAGGCAGTATAACAAAACCAATACAAATGGAAGTGAATCACCATTAATTTCTGGAAAACGTATGGATGGATCAAAGCGTCCTGTAAGCAGTATTGAATTTAATAATATATCCTTTAATAAAAGTGGATATATACCAAATGGACATAAAACTACAAGAGATGCTGTACAAGTCATCTCAGTGAAACCTATCTTAAGTGAAACGTCAGTAACAAACACTAATGTACAGCCTGAACAAAACTCCCGAACAAGAAAGTTGTTGATAGATAGAAAGGATTTGGCAGAAAAAGAGAGTGATAATAAAATAGGTCAAGAAAAAAGTGCTGAAATAATTCATCCGGAAGAGCCTCCCTCACCACCCCCTATGCCTCCTCCACCACCTCCAACGATGACACCACCAAAACCACCAGCagtgccaccaccaccaccactgccacccgCCACAGTTTTACAACAAAAGACCTCGACTACTCCTAATTTTGTTGCTCAACCACCTGCTCCCACTGTTGTGCCCTCTATACCACCAGTACGTCAGGCATCACCATTGCTTCTTCCAAAAAAGACAGTTTCAGCCTCTTCtacatcaaaaataaatatttctacacCAGCACCACCAAAAGCCCCACCAGCACCTCCCCCTTTGCCAAGTCACACTGGTACATCTACTTCAGAACCACAGATGCCTTTACTTAAAGCACTGCAAGAAAAACAACAAACCCTAAAACAAGTCCCCAAAAAGTCTATAGAAGTTAAACCTGCTCAGATATCCTCCATTGATATGAGTGGTGACGATGAACAAAAGGCCAGAGTTGGTAAAATTAAGGGTGAGTTAGAAGCTCTCTTCTCTccaaagaaagatgaaaaaatgaaagattttaaaaattctaGGCCAAATCTGGAAGCAAATAAAAAGAGTCCTAATGGAAATACTAATCAGAAGAGAGGTGGAGAAAACACAATTGTAAATTCTTTAATGATGAAAGTTCCTCATATCCCTGCTGTATCTAATAAGGATGATTTTGATGGAGACAATTCAGAGTGGATACCTAAAAGCAACAACACAAACTTTCAGATTCCTGAACCAGACTATTTGCCAACCACACGCACTCAAACTGTGGATAAACCAACCTATTCAGTTGTGCAAAGTGATATTGCAAAGCCAAAATTTGAGATTCCTTCAAAACCAGCTTTCCCACCAAAAGTCACAGATGTAAGCATTAAAAAGAATGACATTCCAGCCTATAAACCACATCATGAGAGAAAGGCATCGGCAGGAAGTTTGACCTTAGACAAGTTACCACTTGCAGTTTTAGAAACTCCTATAGAGAGTTTAAAAATGGATGAAGGAACTTCATACCCAGCAACTTCACAGAAATCAGAAGCTCCCATAAGACAAGAGGAAAGTATAAGTACACACCCTGTCACTGGGGAACAGGTTGAAGCTAATTCTCCAATGGCTTTGCTTCTAGCTGCAAAGAAACGGGCCCAAAAGGGTAGTCGTTCTATGCCTCTAGAACACAGTAATCTGCCAAAAATTTCTGTTTCAAATGGAACTGTTACAAGTTCTTTGACCTCTCAGCATAATGATGGAAACGCCAACACATATGTTGTTGTTCCCAAGAAACAAAATGAGGCCCAGTTTAGTCAAGAGGAAGTAACCAGTTTTAGCTCCAAACCAAGCAGTCATTTGGGTAATGTTTCATCATCTTCCAAATGGGTAGAGGAAGAGTTTCCATCACATAATGTGAACAATTTAGGATGGAAACCTCAAAAGTCAGAAGATGAAAAGGCAAGTTTTATGTATACTGGAGAATATGTTCCtactgaaaacagaaataaagtcaTGCCTTCCGTCACTGAAGATCATAACTCAACTAGCATGTCAAATTTTATTGATAAGTACACATTCAATATCTCCTCTGTCCCATCACCTGTTCCAGCTGCAAAAACCTATGAGGACATTGACTTTGGAATAATACCACCTCCAGCAGAATTCATGAACACTCCCCCATCCACAGAATTTGACATGCAGCAGAAGGATAGAATGTATGTTAACCAGACAAAATCTGATTTGGCATTAGGTTATGAGTGGAATAATGAAAGTTATAGGCCCTTGGCATCTCAGACAATCACAAATAACAGTGACTTTTACAAGCACACAAGTGATAATTACAGCACAGGAATCAGCAGAGATCCTCAGAAAGGTTCTCTGATTAAGAAACGGCTCTATATGCCTGATCCAGAAAGCTCGGGGAGCTATGGAAAAAATACACACTCGTTAAGGTCATCTGCTCTGCCATCATCTTATAGTCATATGCATACTCATTCCAGCTCTGTCATGGTTCCAGAATCAAGGCGTCCTTCAAGATATATGTCACAGGGAAGGAGAGtgtcttctgaaaatgttaacaaaatgatACCAACTATTACTGATATGAAATACAAACCTCAAAACGTTGAATATGGGAAACCAATCAGTAG ACCACAAAGTACCTACCAGCAAGGTATGACATTCACTGTGAGGCCAGGCACCAGGCAGCCAATTTCCCAAATGTATCAAGGAGGCTACCTCTGA